In Neofelis nebulosa isolate mNeoNeb1 chromosome 7, mNeoNeb1.pri, whole genome shotgun sequence, the following proteins share a genomic window:
- the CHRNA5 gene encoding neuronal acetylcholine receptor subunit alpha-5 isoform X4: MTTNVWLKQEWRDVKLRWRPGDYGGIKVIRVPSDSLWTPDIVLFDNADGRFEGASTKAVIRYDGTVTWTPPANYKSSCTIDVTFFPFDLQNCSMKFGSWTYDGSQVDIILEDQDVDKRDFFDNGEWEIVSATGSKGNRTDGSCWYPYVTYSFVIKRLPLFYTLFLIIPCIGLSFLTVLVFYLPSNEGEKLSLCTSVLVSLTVFLLVIEEIIPSSSKVIPLIGEYLVFTMIFVTLSIMVTVFAINIHHRSSSTHDAMAPWVRKVFLHKLPKLLCMRSHVDRYFAQKEETEGGSRPESSRNTLEAALDSIRYITRHVMKENDVREVVEDWKFIAQVLDRMFLWTFLLVSIVGSLGLFVPVIYKWANIIVPVHIGDANK; the protein is encoded by the exons GAGTGGAGAGATGTAAAGTTAAGATGGCGCCCTGGCGACTATGGCGGAATAAAAGTTATACGCGTCCCTTCAGACTCTCTCTGGACCCCAGACATTGTTTTGTTTGATAA TGCAGATGGACGTTTTGAAGGGGCCAGCACGAAAGCGGTCATCAGGTATGATGGCACTGTCACCTGGACTCCACCGGCAAACTACAAAAGTTCTTGCACCATAGATGTCACGTTTTTCCCATTCGATCTCCAAAACTGCTCCATGAAATTTGGTTCTTGGACTTACGATGGATCACAGGTTGATATAATTTTAGAGGACCAAGATGTGGACAAGAGAGATTTTTTTGACAATGGAGAATGGGAGATTGTGAGTGCAACgggaagcaaaggaaacagaacGGATGGCTCCTGCTGGTACCCTTATGTCACCTACTCATTTGTAATTAAGCGTCTGCCTCTCTTTTACACCTTGTTCCTTATTATACCCTGTATCGGGCTCTCGTTTTTAACCGTGCTTGTCTTCTATCTCCCCTCAAACGAAGGTGAGAAGCTCAGTCTCTGCACGTCAGTCCTGGTCTCTCTGACTGTCTTCCTTCTGGTTATTGAAGAGATCATACCCTCGTCTTCCAAAGTAATACCTCTGATTGGAGAGTATCTGGTGTTCACCATGATTTTTGTGACGCTGTCAATCATGGTGACTGTCTTCGCTATCAATATCCATCATCGTTCTTCCTCAACACACGATGCAATGGCACCTTGGGTCCGCAAGGTATTTCTCCACAAGCTTCCCAAACTGCTGTGCATGAGGAGTCACGTAGACAGGTACTTCGCTcagaaagaggaaactgagggcgGTAGTAGACCAGAGTCTTCTAGAAACACATTGGAAGCTGCGCTTGATTCCATCCGCTACATTACAAGACACGTCATGAAGGAGAATGACGTCCGTGAG GTGGTTGAAGATTGGAAATTCATAGCACAGGTGCTTGATCGGATGTTTCTATGGACTTTTCTTCTGGTTTCAATTGTTGGATCTCTTGGGCTTTTCGTTCCTGTTATTTATAAGTGGGCAAATATAATAGTACCAGTTCATATTGGAGATGCAAATAAGTGA